The following coding sequences lie in one Arachis ipaensis cultivar K30076 chromosome B03, Araip1.1, whole genome shotgun sequence genomic window:
- the LOC107634742 gene encoding pentatricopeptide repeat-containing protein At4g02750-like isoform X2, with amino-acid sequence MLLAALHRSKLKRLLLPPLSTIQTSTLSFLSSPTTLKRRRHSLLPLANTFSTSHVYRDNLNIAALARAGNVHAARQLFDKMPARDSVTWNSMLTCYWQNGLLDHSRALFHAMPADIKTVVSWNTMIAGCVQNDMLDDAFRYFTEMPEKNAASYNAMISGFTRFGRMREAQTVFDEMPRRNVVSYTAMIDGYANMGGDGGIALAKELFEVMPQRNEVSWTVMISGLVENGLSEEAWELFQRMPERNVVATTAMITGFCKEGKVDNARALFEEIRCKDRVSWNIMVTDLSVSNALVTMYSKCGGIVDSMLAFGQISHPDVVSWNTIIAAFAQHGLYVKAQSYFDQMIMLGIQPDALTFLNLLAACCRAGRVDESVNLFHLMVHDYGIPPRSEHYTCLVDVMSRAGQLQRAYKMIQEMPVEADSSIWGAFLVACSVHSNVKLGELAASKILNLDPYNSGAYVMLSNIYAAAGMWKDVNRVRVLMKERGVKKQKAYSWMQIKNRIHCFVGGDPSHPNISDIHFALRMIALHMKVKGDTGDNFF; translated from the exons ATGCTTTTGGCAGCTCTTCATCGGTCCAAGCTCAAACGGCTACTTCTACCTCCTTTGTCCACAATCCAAACTAGCACCCTTTCTTTCTTATCATCCCCCACTACCCTCAAGCGGCGCCGCCACTCTCTTCTTCCCCTCGCCAACACATTCTCAACCAGCCATGTCTACAGAGACAACCTCAACATCGCTGCTCTCGCGCGTGCTGGCAATGTCCACGCCGCCCGCCAGCTGTTCGACAAAATGCCCGCAAGGGACTCCGTCACGTGGAACTCAATGCTCACGTGCTACTGGCAGAACGGCCTTCTAGACCATTCCAGAGCGCTCTTCCACGCCATGCCCGCCGACATCAAGACTGTCGTTTCATGGAACACCATGATCGCTGGGTGCGTCCAAAACGACATGCTCGATGACGCGTTTCGCTACTTCACTGAAATGCCGGAGAAGAATGCAGCATCGTACAATGCCATGATTTCGGGCTTCACGAGGTTCGGTCGCATGCGGGAAGCGCAAACGGTGTTCGATGAAATGCCTCGTCGGAATGTGGTGTCTTACACCGCCATGATTGACGGGTACGCGAATATGGGTGGGGATGGCGGGATTGCGCTCGCAAAGGAGCTGTTCGAAGTGATGCCCCAAAGGAACGAGGTTTCGTGGACGGTCATGATCAGTGGGCTCGTGGAAAATGGGTTGTCTGAGGAGGCGTGGGAACTGTTTCAGAGAATGCCAGAGCGGAATGTTGTTGCTACAACTGCCATGATCACGGGCTTCTGCAAGGAGGGGAAGGTGGATAATGCCAGAGCCTTGTTCGAAGAAATTCGATGCAAAGATCGTGTTTCCTGGAATATAATGGTAACAG ATTTGTCTGTGAGCAACGCCTTGGTTACGATGTACAGCAAATGTGGTGGAATTGTTGATTCCATGTTAGCTTTTGGACAAATTTCCCATCCAGATGTTGTTTCATGGAATACTATCATTGCTGCGTTTGCGCAACATGGTCTCTATGTTAAAGCACAATCCTACTTCGACCAGATGATAATGCTTGGCATTCAACCTGATGCCTTGACATTTTTGAATTTGCTAGCTGCCTGCTGTCGTGCAGGGAGGGTGGATGAGAGCGTGAATCTGTTTCATTTAATGGTCCATGATTACGGTATTCCACCAAGATCTGAACACTATACTTGCTTAGTTGATGTTATGAGTCGAGCTGGTCAGTTGCAGAGAGCTTACAAAATGATCCAGGAGATGCCGGTGGAGGCAGATTCAAGCATATGGGGTGCTTTTCTTGTGGCCTGTAGTGTTCATTCAAATGTGAAATTGGGAGAACTAGCAGCTAGTAAAATTTTGAATCTGGACCCTTATAATTCTGGTGCTTATGTTATGTTGTCCAATATATATGCTGCTGCTGGCATGTGGAAGGATGTAAATCGAGTCAGGGTTTTGATGAAAGAGCGAGGAGTTAAGAAACAAAAAGCTTATAGTTGGATGCAGATTAAGAACCGAATCCATTGTTTCGTTGGAGGGGATCCATCTCATCCAAATATTAGCGATATTCATTTTGCTTTAAGAATGATTGCCTTACATATGAAGGTGAAGGGTGATACTGGAGACAATTTCTTTTAA
- the LOC107634742 gene encoding pentatricopeptide repeat-containing protein At4g02750-like isoform X1, which produces MLLAALHRSKLKRLLLPPLSTIQTSTLSFLSSPTTLKRRRHSLLPLANTFSTSHVYRDNLNIAALARAGNVHAARQLFDKMPARDSVTWNSMLTCYWQNGLLDHSRALFHAMPADIKTVVSWNTMIAGCVQNDMLDDAFRYFTEMPEKNAASYNAMISGFTRFGRMREAQTVFDEMPRRNVVSYTAMIDGYANMGGDGGIALAKELFEVMPQRNEVSWTVMISGLVENGLSEEAWELFQRMPERNVVATTAMITGFCKEGKVDNARALFEEIRCKDRVSWNIMVTGYAQNGRGEEALILFLQMLRSGTQPDEVTFVSLLTACANLASLEEGTQVYALVIKHGYDSDLSVSNALVTMYSKCGGIVDSMLAFGQISHPDVVSWNTIIAAFAQHGLYVKAQSYFDQMIMLGIQPDALTFLNLLAACCRAGRVDESVNLFHLMVHDYGIPPRSEHYTCLVDVMSRAGQLQRAYKMIQEMPVEADSSIWGAFLVACSVHSNVKLGELAASKILNLDPYNSGAYVMLSNIYAAAGMWKDVNRVRVLMKERGVKKQKAYSWMQIKNRIHCFVGGDPSHPNISDIHFALRMIALHMKVKGDTGDNFF; this is translated from the exons ATGCTTTTGGCAGCTCTTCATCGGTCCAAGCTCAAACGGCTACTTCTACCTCCTTTGTCCACAATCCAAACTAGCACCCTTTCTTTCTTATCATCCCCCACTACCCTCAAGCGGCGCCGCCACTCTCTTCTTCCCCTCGCCAACACATTCTCAACCAGCCATGTCTACAGAGACAACCTCAACATCGCTGCTCTCGCGCGTGCTGGCAATGTCCACGCCGCCCGCCAGCTGTTCGACAAAATGCCCGCAAGGGACTCCGTCACGTGGAACTCAATGCTCACGTGCTACTGGCAGAACGGCCTTCTAGACCATTCCAGAGCGCTCTTCCACGCCATGCCCGCCGACATCAAGACTGTCGTTTCATGGAACACCATGATCGCTGGGTGCGTCCAAAACGACATGCTCGATGACGCGTTTCGCTACTTCACTGAAATGCCGGAGAAGAATGCAGCATCGTACAATGCCATGATTTCGGGCTTCACGAGGTTCGGTCGCATGCGGGAAGCGCAAACGGTGTTCGATGAAATGCCTCGTCGGAATGTGGTGTCTTACACCGCCATGATTGACGGGTACGCGAATATGGGTGGGGATGGCGGGATTGCGCTCGCAAAGGAGCTGTTCGAAGTGATGCCCCAAAGGAACGAGGTTTCGTGGACGGTCATGATCAGTGGGCTCGTGGAAAATGGGTTGTCTGAGGAGGCGTGGGAACTGTTTCAGAGAATGCCAGAGCGGAATGTTGTTGCTACAACTGCCATGATCACGGGCTTCTGCAAGGAGGGGAAGGTGGATAATGCCAGAGCCTTGTTCGAAGAAATTCGATGCAAAGATCGTGTTTCCTGGAATATAATGGTAACAG GTTATGCTCAAAATGGGAGAGGGGAAGAGGCattgattttatttttacaaATGTTGAGGAGTGGTACGCAACCGGATGAAGTAACTTTTGTTTCACTTTTAACTGCCTGTGCTAACCTTGCTTCACTTGAGGAAGGGACACAGGTGTATGCTCTTGTAATTAAGCATGGTTATGATTCAGATTTGTCTGTGAGCAACGCCTTGGTTACGATGTACAGCAAATGTGGTGGAATTGTTGATTCCATGTTAGCTTTTGGACAAATTTCCCATCCAGATGTTGTTTCATGGAATACTATCATTGCTGCGTTTGCGCAACATGGTCTCTATGTTAAAGCACAATCCTACTTCGACCAGATGATAATGCTTGGCATTCAACCTGATGCCTTGACATTTTTGAATTTGCTAGCTGCCTGCTGTCGTGCAGGGAGGGTGGATGAGAGCGTGAATCTGTTTCATTTAATGGTCCATGATTACGGTATTCCACCAAGATCTGAACACTATACTTGCTTAGTTGATGTTATGAGTCGAGCTGGTCAGTTGCAGAGAGCTTACAAAATGATCCAGGAGATGCCGGTGGAGGCAGATTCAAGCATATGGGGTGCTTTTCTTGTGGCCTGTAGTGTTCATTCAAATGTGAAATTGGGAGAACTAGCAGCTAGTAAAATTTTGAATCTGGACCCTTATAATTCTGGTGCTTATGTTATGTTGTCCAATATATATGCTGCTGCTGGCATGTGGAAGGATGTAAATCGAGTCAGGGTTTTGATGAAAGAGCGAGGAGTTAAGAAACAAAAAGCTTATAGTTGGATGCAGATTAAGAACCGAATCCATTGTTTCGTTGGAGGGGATCCATCTCATCCAAATATTAGCGATATTCATTTTGCTTTAAGAATGATTGCCTTACATATGAAGGTGAAGGGTGATACTGGAGACAATTTCTTTTAA